A single window of Watersipora subatra chromosome 11, tzWatSuba1.1, whole genome shotgun sequence DNA harbors:
- the LOC137408642 gene encoding uncharacterized protein encodes MKISTLTDTEGTDSMRQTASGLLVRGFHQSRASRLPPCISTSKIPFNSEEIPNATSVQNWPHLQHLASQFISDQKAASLELGLLIGNNLPHVFISRQEISREDHEPFARLTDLGWILMGNAINPAHSYNSCAHTIRSETIVNLSVQQPTTRRCISFKIKTETFEFPNTDKFEQQILKEPSPENWRYVPTDQNPADHASRGLTITQLLKSNWLTGPDFLWKEPMQFPDQLTPEVKPDNPEVKSLCVQTISSPSQTLYQRLQRFSSWNKAIKVTKFFLNRVAKLKGTQLPINAPLLYIVKCIQAEHFPEVQSLTKEQPLNPKSTVFNLNPFLDKNGVMRIGGRLNRSTALSFSEKHPILLPKSGHFTRLLLQHLHEQVAHQGRCFTLAKMRSSGYWIIGARSIIASLIHQCITCRSHRAKPPTPQMASLPHERCSQSPPFSYCGIDCFGPSMVKDRRTELKRYGLMVTCLASRAVHLEVLDDLSTTAFVNEIRNVIAIRGPIKKIWCDQGTNFVGAVQDLTEKGVLEFKLKPPSTSHMGGVWERMIQTARNILQSLLKSHSDRLDTSHLRTLMYEVMAIINSRPLSVVTEEDMPLSPNMLLTMKSDVTLPPPRSFDESDMYSRKRWDAVQHIANVFWKRWKTEYLSQLQSRQKWVHKTTNNTAVGDIVLIKDDQTTRNVWLKGRVSDCYTSEDGQIHSAKVLLGNRVQAKNSGKFLIRPVVKLIKLLPVKSNDMC; translated from the coding sequence ATGAAAATTAGTACACTTACTGATACTGAGGGCACTGATTCAATGCGCCAGACGGCCTCAGGACTGCTGGTTCGTGGCTTCCATCAGAGCAGAGCAAGTAGACTTCCACCGTGCATAAGCACAAGCAAAATACCTTTCAACTCAGAAGAGATACCCAATGCCACATCAGTGCAAAACTGGCCTCACTTACAACATCTTGCCTCTCAGTTCATCTCTGATCAAAAAGCAGCCAGCCTCGAGCTCGGATTGTTGATTGGAAACAATCTTCCACATGTGTTTATATCTAGACAGGAAATCAGTAGAGAAGACCATGAGCCCTTTGCTCGGCTCACTGACTTGGGTTGGATCTTGATGGGAAACGCCATAAACCCTGCACACAGCTACAACAGTTGCGCTCATACCATTCGATCTGAGACAATAGTAAACTTGTCAGTACAACAACCAACGACTAGAAGATGTAtctcttttaaaatcaaaacagAAACTTTTGAATTCCCCAACACAGATAAATTCGAACAACAAATACTAAAAGAACCAAGTCCTGAAAATTGGCGCTATGTCCCTACAGATCAAAACCCTGCCGATCACGCTTCAAGAGGCCTGACTATCACTCAGCTGTTAAAATCTAACTGGCTTACAGGTCCGGATTTTCTCTGGAAGGAACCTATGCAATTTCCTGATCAGTTGACACCCGAAGTAAAACCTGATAACCCTGAAGTCAAATCCCTTTGTGTCCAAACGATTTCTAGTCCCAGTCAAACTCTCTATCAGCGACTACAGCGATTCTCTAGTTGGAATAAAGCTATCAAAGTCACTAAATTCTTTCTCAATAGAGTAGCCAAGTTAAAGGGCACTCAACTGCCAATTAACGCACCACTCCTGTACATAGTTAAATGCATACAAGCTGAGCATTTTCCAGAAGTGCAATCTCTGACAAAAGAGCAGCCTCTAAATCCAAAGAGTACAGTTTTCAACCTGAACCCTTTCCTGGATAAAAATGGAGTAATGAGAATAGGAGGCCGCCTCAATCGCAGCACAGCTCTCAGTTTTTCTGAGAAACATCCAATTCTGCTGCCCAAAAGTGGGCATTTTACTCGCCTTCTTCTTCAGCATCTTCATGAGCAAGTGGCCCATCAAGGAAGATGCTTCACATTAGCCAAGATGAGATCTTCTGGGTACTGGATAATAGGTGCCAGAAGTATAATAGCCTCTTTGATACACCAGTGTATTACTTGTCGATCCCACCGAGCTAAACCTCCAACACCCCAAATGGCCTCACTTCCTCATGAAAGATGTAGCCAATCGCCTCCCTTCAGCTATTGTGGGATCGATTGTTTTGGACCATCCATGGTCAAAGATAGAAGGACAGAGCTAAAACGATATGGACTCATGGTAACATGCCTCGCAAGCAGAGCAGTGCACCTTGAAGTTTTGGACGATTTGAGCACAACAGCCTTTGTGAACGAAATTCGAAACGTTATAGCCATTCGCGGGCCTATTAAAAAAATCTGGTGTGACCAGGGCACCAACTTTGTTGGAGCTGTTCAAGATTTAACAGAAAAAGGCGTGCTTGAGTTTAAACTCAAACCTCCCAGCACCAGTCATATGGGTGGCGTTTGGGAACGTATGATCCAAACTGCTAGAAATATCCTTCAGTCTCTTTTGAAGTCTCATAGTGATAGGCTTGACACAAGCCACCTTCGCACCTTGATGTACGAAGTCATGGCCATCATAAACTCCAGACCACTATCTGTGGTTACTGAAGAAGACATGCCTCTAAGTCCTAACATGCTTCTGACTATGAAATCTGATGTTACCCTACCGCCCCCTAGAAGCTTTGATGAGTCCGATATGTACAGTCGCAAGCGCTGGGATGCGGTTCAACACATTGCTAATGTATTCTGGAAAAGATGGAAGACAGAATACTTATCCCAACTGCAGTCTCGTCAAAAGTGGGTTCACAAGACaacaaataatacagcagtAGGTGACATCGTATTAATCAAAGATGACCAAACAACAAGAAATGTCTGGTTGAAAGGCCGAGTTTCTGATTGTTACACATCTGAAGATGGACAAATACACTCAGCTAAAGTACTGTTAGGCAACCGTGTACAGGCAAAAAACTCTGGAAAATTTCTAATCAGACCAGTTGTGAAATTGATTAAACTTTTACCAGTCAAATCAAATGATATGTGCTAG